DNA from Elgaria multicarinata webbii isolate HBS135686 ecotype San Diego chromosome 8, rElgMul1.1.pri, whole genome shotgun sequence:
TTCATTAGATTCATTATAATGTAATAATCATTTCATTCGATTTTGGATCTAGAAATATGGGacatttaatgtgtgtgtgtgtgtgtatgttcgtgagagaaagagagagcaaacaAGAGTGTGCACACTTAAGAATATGTAGACTTATTCTATTTGAAGGAGATTACAAATGAGCACAATCTAATGTGGGAAATGAGATGAGACATTGGAGAACCTGGacagtttaaaatggttttaactgtttatgttgttttaatctttttgtgttaatttttttagactgctttatcatgttgtattttttgtaatgttggtgtatttttatgaattgttgtaaactgcccagagatcttcggctatggtatagtatagaaatgaaataaataaataaataaaaaagaagaagaatccatATAGTTTTATTtagctaaaaacaaaattaaatcatAGAATTCACTTACCATGTTTAGGTTTCCATCATTAAAACCTGCACCAAGGGAAATTACTTGGAGACAAAGCTTGTCTATTCCTTGATGGCTACACAACTcggcattcattttttttatcttgttaCTAAAAAACTGGAGTTCTTTATTGCCCCATATATACTGCAAAACAAGAATACATAAATCAATTTGAATCTCTTTGGACCATGTCTAAATAATGGATccttatcatagggtgaccagatgcaccaggaaaaaccagagacctctggaaaaacagaggtctccagggcaactgggactggcccccaattcaccagagaaaagggctggaagatgcattcccaGACTCCTCATACTGGAGGACAAAGGAAGCCATGGGCTAAGAGAAGATGACTACCCCCTTCCTttcttcaattatttatttatttatttatttattacatttttatacctcccaatagccgaagctctctgggtggttcactaaaattaataataatattaaaacaacattgagcaatatttaaattggattttcagttgcactcaaaattctccaccctgtttgtgaACAAAGAAAGTGGGGGGTGAAGAATGAAATTTTCCAACAATTCAGTGAGAGCCTGAAAATGTACTTTTTCAGCAAATTGAACAGAAaatcccttctctttggaactccctgcccctggaggtcaggcagacaccaatactaggctgcttccggcgcctccagAAAAAATACCCCTCTTATTTttagaagccttcctcaactgactagccattgtttttactggtcctttgttttaaattgaacaattttaaaaagcttttttaaTTGTCTTCCTGTTTGCTGTTTATACTTATGtgcaccgctccagaatctactttagatatggagcagtatataaataatgtaaataaataaataataaataaaaattcgtTTCTGAGAAATGTCAGCCCAGCTTATCATGGTATATATTTTCATGGACTAGAGAGTCTACTTCATGCTTCTGAGAAGTGGGCTATAGTCTGCAAAGAAGTATGCCACAGAATagccccattcaaaagacaccttaaaccacggctttaaccatggtggttaagccaaaaagacaggctgtgttcagaagacaccttaaaccatggctttaaccttggtgaataaggcaaaaagtgtcttctgaatgggagtTATATCTGCTAGTCCTTAAGCATAGCAAAAGGCTGTGCTATGATAACGCATGTGACCCTTAATTTGCCAGACTCCACTTGCCATGACCCACTGAATCCACTGATAACAAAGGTTTAGGAGGGTGGCTTGACTTGTTGGAAACACTGGCCAGCATTTCTTTTCAGAAAAGAAGATTAAGGTTCCAGCTAAGAAACCTTTTCCCATTAAGATGTGTTAATTTGTAATGTTGAGGCTCAAGTCTTCCTCAACCCTGAGATGCCACCCCTAGAGCAAATTGaaccatctctgctgcccttgcCTCTATCAATTAAGACAAAAAGGTGCAAGCGATGGGCACTATGTGGTCCATGTCAAGAAGCCCTGAAGCATCTTAATGTGTGTCAAAGTGAATACACActttgggggaaaaggaaaaggaaaaaaagaaaaagaaaacagttgaATGTCAAGGAGAAAACCTTTTAATTTAATAAAGATttctctaccccacccccaattatttACAAAATGAATGATTGCCCATCACTAAACACACATAAGAAAAAGATATGAGAAATACCTACTTTTATTAATCCATCAGGAAGTGACAAAAGCAATTTCTGGGCCCCCTTGGTGTCCGCAAGTGTGTAGGGAGGAGCCAAGGCCATGAAGAGCTTGATTTTTTCAGCAAGCTGTGGCATGGctgaaaaagcaataaaacctgcAGAGGAGAAACAATTTCAAAATCCGCCAGCTGCAAaacattattatattacattattatGAGTCCTGAaagtgcacattccccccccccactgtgtggGGGAAAGGGTGCAATGTCAGAAGCCAGGTCATGGGTTTGGGTCATGCCTGCTCCGGGAGTGTccaactgggtctgtgagggccagacatggggggggggcactgccgTCACGGACTCAGTCTTACACTCGCAACTTCCCTAATTATATCTTTAGGACCTTCTTGATGCATTTGGCTATATACTTTTGAAAAGGAATACTATATTTGATAGCCCCTGGTCTAGTAACTTTGAACTGAGTATGTTCTGAGTCGGGATGGATAGACTCACCCTAGTCTACCTCATAAAATGGCCATTTATGCAAGTTTATGGTCTTTATTTGCATAAAAGGCCAATTACGTAAAAGaataagccaccatttttacacaaaatggtggattGCTGAGGGAACGGGCAACCATGCACCGCTCACTGGTCAATTGTAGATCAGCTGGTGCTTCGTGCCCTGCACTGAACAGGTTCAGGCAGATGGCACGGTCCATGGACTCCAGTCCAGGGGGCTGAGTGAGTGGGTCTCTGTCAGACTCCCCCCTGATATCTGCAACATCCCTCAGCCTGAATAATGAGGTTCTGATTCTGAGATGTCTTCtgaaagaaacatacaaaaactCTACTTTTTTGGTCTTCGAACTTTGTTTCCATATTCTAACATTGGACCTCAATAGCCAGTGTTTGGCAAAGTCAAGAAGAACATAATGATGAAATACAttccacactatttatttattgcaattatataccaccccacagtcaaagctctctgggcggattacaaaacCAATCAACTTACCAATTGCACTACCTTGGGAGTGGCCAACATAATATAATCCATCTTGTTGAGTCTTTTGTAGGATAAAGTTAATGGCTGCTGGAATATCATACATTCCCATTTCATGAAAACTGtaacatatacacatacacagtgGAGTTGAAATTAATCCAGACAATACTTGAATACAATATAGATTGTGCAGTATAAAGGCATGATGATCATGCCGTTTGGATAAGGTTGCAAGTTTATTCTTCTGTGCAAACAGTTCAGAAATAAAgggaaattttattattatcatattCATTTCAATATGTATCCCTTACTTAATCTTACTCCGTTAGCTTTCAGCATGTCATGCTGCAAAGTAGTGGTAGCATTTTTAACTTTTTCATTATCAAATAAAAACGATTGTTCACTATTAAAATTCAACATTCAAAATTCCCCTTATTCCACTCTCAGCTCTAAAACTGACTTAAGAAATACAATGTGGGAAAAGGGAATAATGCTTAGAATTAGGACTGATGATGTACTGATTACATATCATGAAGATATTAAGAATTATTTGTTTACTGTTATTATAAGGAAATATACTTTTAAATATACTAATAATGAAAAAATAAGGAATGTTTATCTAGAATAAATGACCTATGGATTTTCCATGACTCATaggaatttacagtgcaatcctaaatagGTCaatgtgtataggtttgcagcatTAATCAGCTAAAACAGTTTggaacagcaacaaaatgttgcagtgttgagaggcgggtaataaataaatgaattgttGTTCAGGGTTACAGCCGATCAGCTAAATCTGCacccactgagcatgttcagtcttcaTTAGGCTGTTTTGGTGACACAAATAAGGTAACTCTACTTCTATACAGCTACAACACCCATCTATCCAAGATACAGGACAAGGTAACCCTTGAATTCACCTGAAATCCCAAAATTCTTCTTGGTCAATTGAAAGGGTCTGGTGTCTTCTTGACCAGGAGGTCCCTCTGTTGTTTATCATCCAGACATCATAGCCTGCATCTGCTAGAACAAATCCCAGGCTATTGTTGGGAAGATTTGCAATCCAGCACCTACCCTCAAAGACCAAACCTGGTACCAGTAACACCACTGGTCTAGCtcctggaaaagaaagaaaatgaacattatatatttttgggtttttttgtcattTTGCCTCTTGACCTTTCACCCCACCGATTGGAGCATCAAAAAATCCTACTCTGGTGTTGGTAATCCCTAGGTTGGATGCAAGCCTACTTCTACATTTATAGGAGAACTTCATTTTCTCCCTTAAGTCAAGAATGATTGCTTGTTGCAAAGTGATTTTTCAGATCTACTACTTCTCTTTGTACTACTTCACAACATCaagaaaccagtggaggctggtggctctaatgtcagtgaggcgatgaatctgctccaggtttcagtcagaaccagtcagagcccTGAAGCACTccttcagatagctcctttagagaactctgactggttctgactgatatacagagtggattcactagccaccagcatccactgcaaGAAACACACTCTGAAATATATTGCCAATGCATATACAATTAAGATTAGGTTTTTCTATGCTCAGGTGATCCCAGCATACCCACACATTGTGCAGTGGTGCAAGAattaataatatgcatataaCTCTAAACTCAGCAATCTtatttttctcaatttctctctTAATTGTCTAGGAAGAAGGAGCAGAAAATATGGCCACTTCTGGAGAAAATTGTAGCCTTTCTCTAGTTACCTGGCCTCCCCCAGACATTTTCCTTCACCTGCTCATCCCATCTAGTTCTCATTCTCCGTCATAAACATACATCTTCCCTGCACTACCTGCTGGCCAGGAAGAGTGTAAGTGTATGCCAGCAGGCCTCTTTACCTTGTCTTAGAAATTAGGGGAGAGATAATACTATCCTCAAAGACAGgaacagcccaagacattttactgcctgaggcacaACAGCAAATTATGccctctcccctcttcccctGACTCGAGACACAGCCAATAATACCAAAAGCCAGTCCCACCATTTTGGCAGTTGAAGCTAATCGACAAATGCTTACTATGgtataataaatttgtttgtcttCAAGATGCCACTAGTCACtttgtggtagggctgtgcatggtcccccTGATTTGCCTCGGAGGCCGGTTCggagcccccaaaacagccccgATTTGAATCGGGGTGCTTTGAGGGTTGCCTGTCTCGCTTCAGTACCGAAACGAGATTCGGGGCCCCCGAGGTAATTTGGCCTTGCAAGTCCCTGGGTACCggctgcgcagccggcacccagaaaagccagcTCTACTCAAAGTGTTAAACAAAACACCAGCATTACATCACAGAAATACCTGATTTCTCAGGACTGTGCATTCCATAAGGAATTCTGTTTGCCTGAAGGTAATAGCCATCAGCTGTAAGAATCTCGTATTCTTCATATGGGTATCCCCAATGTTGAATGATTTCATTCTGCAAGAAACAATAATGCATTTGGCCCAAATAAAAATAAGTGGATCAAAAATATTGTTAAGTAAACATTATTAGTCCTAAGCTCCCATAATGTAATAGACAatgcatttaaatgtttttagcaCTCTCTAATATGGCCTTTCTTTCAAAAGCTCTCTTGCATTTTGAGAGCTGGTGTGCTTTGTGTCAAGAAATACGAACTAGGCGTGTTGTGGAAATGGCCAAAGCTTTTGGCGCTACAGATTTAGGGCAATGTGACACTAAATATACAACCCACTGCACATACTCTGACTCAATCTGAATCCAAACTACAGGTGATTAAGTCAACTGAAAGCTTTTCAAAAATTCAAGGGTAAGATTTATTGTGAAACACAgtgatgtttgtttgcttgttttttaaaaatacatttttaaaataaaataaaattccaagaCAAAATCAACCgaaagaatgaaaaataaaataaaagaagtaaatataaataaaaagaaatacactgAATTTAAATCAACTTATTGTGAGAGGGTGGTATATTTAACTTCTATTCATATCTTTCGCTTTGCTTTACAGATGAAAATATATGTGGTCCTTGGGCTGTTTAGAGGttttctttatagttcttctctatatcaaactTAAATTTAGTCTCTTTCCATAAtatgaggaaaggctttgacataTATACTGCTGTGTATATATCTCCAGAATAAAATGCTACCATGTTTtactttgcctttagctaatttTAGTTGGTATGTCAATTTTTCTGCCACGACTATTTACCATAATTCCGTATACTATGATTTCAACGTTAGAAGTTCTGCAGTTTTCTAATTTTTTGGCTATGAGCCTTCAGGCCACTACCAGTGGTTTTTTAAAGTATGTGCTGCCATCATCCCTCCCcagacagtggccccgttcagaagacaccttaaaccacagctttagccatggtggttaaactagGATGCCAGGtcttgttcagaagataccttaaaccatggtttaaaagccttattcaccatagttaaaaccatggtttaaggtgtcttctgaacatggcctggtattctagcttaaccaccatggttaaagccatggtttaaggtgacttctgaatggggcctgtatGGCTTCTTTTCTCCTGATGCATGTGGAGAAGAGGGttgcccctgctcaatgctgagCAGCAGACTGTCACTACCATCCAATGCTTGAATGCCATGCTCCAAACCTCCCTCCTGACCTTTTCCATTTTTGCTAACTCATAGCGAGGAGCAAGGCTTGGGCATTCAGTAGTGCTCCTTCACTGTTCAGTTCAAATCCTTGAactaaaatcaaatcaaatccctGGGAGTTAGTATGAAAAGTTTACCAATGTCTGCCCAGATAGAATACATGCTGCTTAAACTCCTACCACaaatcaggccctttctacaccatacaggtgtagagggatggagaggggggcgatcccagacttatctccttccaggatcgtcccacatgtccaaatggccagcacaaCATCTGGAATGGGAGGAGAGATGTCACGCGAGTCGAGGtagacatctttttaaaaagctacaggagctggagtgcgcTCCTGCACTCTAGCAAAAGGTAAGTGAAAAAAACACCACTCCcgctcccccatccccccccattCCTCCCGGCCCGGCTCCTTCACTCTACTGATctccgctacttgcagggaagagggaagaagctgggatgggcacccacacacctcccacagtctcgggatgatcctgagactgcgggaaaaatcaggtttccccagggattatttctccctgggaaaacccatgctcatccccccctctgcccctgggagtctctgtacatcatttggacacacagctcggctgtgaccagcccggattttcagcCTCAGTCTCCTCTAGGCCTTGTTTAACACGTTGTGGCCTTGCAGCTTTTGCCAAATTAAAACACTGAAAAGTAGAGATGCCCTGTTACTCTGCTGTCCTTGACCATGTATCAAATAGTATAGTGTAgaatatattggggggaaatactTGAAGCagacacacatctctctctctctctgtttccctCCCTCCGATGTCTGCTGAAATCCTTTTGAAATCATGGATCATGGCGGAGATAGCCAGCATGATCCCAACTTTCAAAGGCTTCCCCTTATAGTTGCTTGGTAGACTGGGAGAAACATGATCTATAAAGGGATGAAGGCATGTATTGCAGCCATTAAATGGATGTTGATTTCAGTTGGTTCACATAGCAGCAATAGTGGTTTTGGTTCACAGCTGATTTAATATGGACTGCAAGGCTTGtatgcaatgttagtcctacttagagtagacccactgaatgaTTTTAGTCTACCATTAAATACAACTCCAATATTCATTTTTTCCAAGTCCAACAAACAGCCAAGAGAAAAACATGCCGTGGTGTTGTGAGGTAAAATGTGTGATGAATTAGGCACAACACTGGCTCACCTCCAAGGCAGACAAAAGTATATTAGCTTGGGATACAGCTTCCTGTATTACTTGTTTGACTAACTTTAACAGCTAAATTTAGCCATGGCCAAGTGCTTGCCATTAAGCAACTCTGGAAAGGAGGTAAACACTTTCAAATGAGTTAATTGTCTAGGGCTATCCAGGAAGGAATTGTGTTCCTATTGTTCCTGCATGTTACAAAGAAACTGGttgaaaatgaaatggaatttttgcccctccctccccagcataATCACCGTTTCCAAATGCATCTGAATGAACAACTTACGATAGTCATGAATCCTTGAGGATTCAAATGTCTCTTGCTTGTGAATTCTTCTGAATGTGTAGCCTGCTGGATTAAGCATGCCACTGCCATAAAAAGCCGCATCGTAGACCTTGTAAAAAGAATGCCAGTCATTTCAAACAGTAAGTTTGACCTCTGAAAATGTCAGTCTTTGGGATGGGAGAAAAATATGGAACAGAGTGTTGGGAAAACAGGATTAGGCAGTGAAAAATGCTATGAGGAGATTGACTGCAGGCTGCAATATGAAGGACATTTtcaggcaatttttttttaaaaaaaagcccaacaGGTTGAAAATCATATTTGTTTCACTAGGGTTAGATGTGCTTAGATCACATCAATCCTGCCCCACAATAAGCTTCATTCTAGTTTGTAGGGATGTTTAGGACTGGAATACAAGATTAGTATTTGCAGAGAATATAGGTAATAAAGGCAGTAACAAAATAGTATCAAAAAGTATTAGAAAATAGCAATTCATGCTCATGCTTATGGTGCTGCTATTAATTAGgatgccaggttcagacattaGGACAGCTAATTTACCTGTCAGAGATGAATGAATAATATAATTTTCCCCAAAGTGTAGGGATATGGATTTCCCAGGTGAAGATTTCCATTTATGCAGCTCTTATACACTGTAATCTTAAGGATCCTATAGAACTGTCCAGTCTCTGTTCTGATACTTGCCTATGTTTTCTTCCACTGGGTGTAGTTTTTTCACTAAAATTCCACCGCTGGGAGGAAGTTAATGAAAGAAGGGAAAACCTCCATTGACtacttggggggtgggaggaatcttGCAAGAGGAAGATTGAAACCCTTCCTCCATGATGGTCCTGAATCAAATGCATGCTTACACAatggtaaaaaaaaccccaaaacttaTGGATAATTAAATTATGAGCAGTtcgctgtattattattattgttattatttacatttgtataccgccccatagccaggctctctaggtggtttacataggataaaaacacttaaaaacaatacactaaaaattttaaacacaaaagcatacaatttaaacccacaaaaacatggCCCAGAGATTGAGTGAGTGTTTGGAGGGTAGGAAGATATTTATTCCCTTTAAAGTCAAATGAAAGGTATGACCTGTACAAGTAACCATCACAGTAACTAGGATCATTTATGTTGATTAGTCTTCCTTACTACTTTATTTACCTTTCCTCGTGTCAATTTCAGCTGTGTCAGATTTCCAGTGGAGCCAGCCAGAAGCATTGATAGCTTCTGTGTGGTTCTAGTGTGGTGAGGATGTGCCTGGGAAACCCGGACACAGGGAGGGGCTGTCACTATTTCAGGGgcttggggcagaaggagatctGGCAGGAGGAGGGGGTTGGGACATCAAAGTAAAATGGGGCACAGATGTCCTTACACTGTTCtccttctaccccccccccccccgcccagctctcatgtacctggtagctcatccactgagccctcctctCTCATGGTGCTGTTATTTAACGCCAGGTCAGTCTGCAATAAGACTGCACTTGTTCTCTTCATGGATGAGAAGTCTGACTTGGCATGTGTTACTGAGGTTCCATGAATTACAGCgactccccctcccgcccccccccgccgacCCTCCAATTTATGTTGGTGCTACATCCAGGTGGGCAGGGCTGAGTCAGATTAACCCCACCCAGCTTACCCACCAAGTCTCAATAGCAaccgcttcctctttcttctctgtttaaacaaatgaaacaagTCTTGGGTTAATCTGAATATTTAGGATACTTCTTTAACAAAATTGCAGTTTTATTTAAACTGTATCTTAAACTACAGTCCGTAGTCTTTTGTCTTTCGTATTTCTTTGCTGACAAATTTAAAATGTGTCTTCAGGCTTACCACTGCCAGTTAAGTACTTTTGTATTATTAATTGATacaaactctctcacacacacacactcacacaccagcTACTTACTGTATGGGCTAAATAAGGGCTCCCTCAGGTTTCCTGGGCCTTGGAGAGCTTGGTGTCTTCAGGTCCCGCCCCAGATTAAGGTAGGTGGCTGCGCTCCAGAATCTCTGCCTGAAGGCCTCACCACCACTGGTGCACTAATTGAACTCACCACCTTCAGAGGCTGGGTGAGTTCTTCAGGGAGAGCTACTCTGCAGATCATAGCAACAGCATCCTTCCCACTTTTCCTTCTTCCAACTgccaactcctcccccacccattaAATAAATTGTTCACACGTTTTCATT
Protein-coding regions in this window:
- the LOC134402958 gene encoding lipase member M-like isoform X2 codes for the protein MTINEIIQHWGYPYEEYEILTADGYYLQANRIPYGMHSPEKSGARPVVLLVPGLVFEGRCWIANLPNNSLGFVLADAGYDVWMINNRGTSWSRRHQTLSIDQEEFWDFSFHEMGMYDIPAAINFILQKTQQDGLYYVGHSQGFIAFSAMPQLAEKIKLFMALAPPYTLADTKGAQKLLLSLPDGLIKYIWGNKELQFFSNKIKKMNAELCSHQGIDKLCLQVISLGAGFNDGNLNMSRADVYLGTYPDFSSVKTVVHWAQVFKSKEFKYFNYGHKNQLVYNMTKPPSYKIEDMPVPTAVWSGGMDIVTGKKNIEQLLPRITNLVFYRNITEWNHADFIWGVDPLKHMYLDMLRLMQQYK
- the LOC134402958 gene encoding lipase member M-like isoform X1, which translates into the protein MRLFMAVACLIQQATHSEEFTSKRHLNPQGFMTINEIIQHWGYPYEEYEILTADGYYLQANRIPYGMHSPEKSGARPVVLLVPGLVFEGRCWIANLPNNSLGFVLADAGYDVWMINNRGTSWSRRHQTLSIDQEEFWDFSFHEMGMYDIPAAINFILQKTQQDGLYYVGHSQGSAIGFIAFSAMPQLAEKIKLFMALAPPYTLADTKGAQKLLLSLPDGLIKYIWGNKELQFFSNKIKKMNAELCSHQGIDKLCLQVISLGAGFNDGNLNMSRADVYLGTYPDFSSVKTVVHWAQVFKSKEFKYFNYGHKNQLVYNMTKPPSYKIEDMPVPTAVWSGGMDIVTGKKNIEQLLPRITNLVFYRNITEWNHADFIWGVDPLKHMYLDMLRLMQQYK
- the LOC134402958 gene encoding lipase member M-like isoform X3 is translated as MTINEIIQHWGYPYEEYEILTADGYYLQANRIPYGMHSPEKSGARPVVLLVPGLVFEGRCWIANLPNNSLGFVLADAGYDVWMINNRGTSWSRRHQTLSIDQEEFWDFSFHEMGMYDIPAAINFILQKTQQDGLYYVGHSQGSAIGFIAFSAMPQLAEKIKLFMALAPPYTLADTKGAQKLLLSLPDGLIKYIWGNKELQFFSNKIKKMNAELCSHQGIDKLCLQVISLGAGFNDGNLNMVFKSKEFKYFNYGHKNQLVYNMTKPPSYKIEDMPVPTAVWSGGMDIVTGKKNIEQLLPRITNLVFYRNITEWNHADFIWGVDPLKHMYLDMLRLMQQYK